From Paenibacillus sp.:
AGGTCGACGATCCGCTGACGATGTATTTGAATGATATTTTCTCCATCCCCGTCAACTTGGCCGGCGTGCCGGCGATTTCCGTGCCGTGCGGCGCGAACGCGGAGGGATTGCCGATCGGGCTGCAGCTCATCGGGAAGCCCTTCGACGAGTCGACCGTGCTGCGCGCGGCGCACGCGTACGAGCAGGCGACGGACCATCACAAACAACGGCCGAATCTATAACGACGGCGCGGAAGGAGGATCATCACGACATGACGCAAGCGACCCAAAAGAAATACGAAACGGTCATCGGCCTGGAAGTACACGTAGAGCTGCACACGAATTCGAAAATTTTCTGCGGCTGCTCGACCTCGTTCGGCGCTCCGCCGAACGCGAACACGTGCCCGATCTGCCTCGGGCATCCGGGCGTGCTGCCGGTATTGAACAAGCGCGCCGTCGAGTACGCGATCAAAGCGGCGATGGCTTTAAATTGCGAAATCGCGACGGAAAGCAAGTTCGACCGGAAAAATTACTTCTATCCGGACTCCCCGAAGGCGTACCAAATTTCGCAGTACGACCAGCCGATCGGCAAGAACGGCTGGATCGACATCGAAGTGGACGGCAAGACGAAGCGGATCGGCGTCACGCGCCTGCACCTCGAAGAGGACGCGGGCAAGCTGACGCACCTTCCGGCCGGCGTCGGCTCCTTGGTCGACTTCAATCGGGTCGGCACGCCGCTCATCGAAATCGTCTCCGAGCCGGACATCCGCAGCCCGGAAGAGGCGCGTGCCTATCTCGAAAAATTGAAGGCGATCATGCAATATTGCGAAGTGTCCGACGTAAAGATGGAAGAGGGCTCGCTCCGCTGCGACGCCAACATTTCGATTCGTCCGTGGGGCCAGGAGAAATTCGGCACCCGCGCGGAGCTGAAAAACATGAACTCGTTCCGCGGCGTCCAGCGAGGGCTGGAATACGAGGAAATCCGCCAGGCGGAAATTCTCGACGCGGGCGGAGAAGTCGTGCAGGAGACGCGCCGCTGGGACGAAGCCCAAGGCAAGACGCTGTCGATGCGCGGCAAGGAAGAAGCGCATGACTATCGCTACTTCCCGGATCCGGATCTCGTCAAGCTGCACATCAGCGACGAATGGAAGGCCGAGATCCGCGCGACGATTCCGGAGCTGCCGGACGCGAAGAAAGCGCGCTACGCCGAAGCGTACGGGCTGTCCTCGTACGACGCGGAGGTCATTACGTCGTCGCTGCCGCTCGCGCGCTTCTTCGAGGAGAGCCTCGAATATACGAAGGACGCGAAGGCGGTCGCGAACTGGATAATGGGCGACCTGCTCGGGTATCTGAACGCGAACAACTTGGAGCTGCAGGACGTTAAGGCCAGCGGCAAAGGACTCGGCGAAATGATCGGTCTCATCGAGAACGGCACCATTTCGACGAAAATCGCGAAGACGGTGTTCAAAACGATGCTCGAAACCGGCAAGCCGCCGAAGACGATCGTCGAGGAGCAAGGTCTCGTGCAGATCAGCGACGAAGGCGAAATCAAAGCCGTCGTCGACCGAATCGTCGAGGCGAACCCGCAGTCCGTGGCGGACTTCAAAGCGGGCAAAGAGAAGGCCGTCGGCTTCTTGGTCGGCCAAGTGATGAGAGAGACGAAGGGCAAAGCGAACCCGGGTCTCGTCAACAAGCTGATTTTGGATCGGTTGAAGCAATAATCTCGGAGAGCCGAGCGGAGCGGGGAAGTCGACCGGTCTTCGCTCGGTTT
This genomic window contains:
- the gatB gene encoding Asp-tRNA(Asn)/Glu-tRNA(Gln) amidotransferase subunit GatB, which produces MTQATQKKYETVIGLEVHVELHTNSKIFCGCSTSFGAPPNANTCPICLGHPGVLPVLNKRAVEYAIKAAMALNCEIATESKFDRKNYFYPDSPKAYQISQYDQPIGKNGWIDIEVDGKTKRIGVTRLHLEEDAGKLTHLPAGVGSLVDFNRVGTPLIEIVSEPDIRSPEEARAYLEKLKAIMQYCEVSDVKMEEGSLRCDANISIRPWGQEKFGTRAELKNMNSFRGVQRGLEYEEIRQAEILDAGGEVVQETRRWDEAQGKTLSMRGKEEAHDYRYFPDPDLVKLHISDEWKAEIRATIPELPDAKKARYAEAYGLSSYDAEVITSSLPLARFFEESLEYTKDAKAVANWIMGDLLGYLNANNLELQDVKASGKGLGEMIGLIENGTISTKIAKTVFKTMLETGKPPKTIVEEQGLVQISDEGEIKAVVDRIVEANPQSVADFKAGKEKAVGFLVGQVMRETKGKANPGLVNKLILDRLKQ